Proteins co-encoded in one Sebastes umbrosus isolate fSebUmb1 chromosome 20, fSebUmb1.pri, whole genome shotgun sequence genomic window:
- the nbr1a gene encoding NBR1 autophagy cargo receptor a isoform X2, giving the protein MGLPVTIKVNFRGNVKRFLAQDLDKLEWESVEAWIKASFGINHFQVKYFDEDNEEICINSQDEYEEAIKSAEKQGNQLHMNVYKMKGQACGGPLKTEVKELKGDLRPAPPYPSRVKTVDKGTQVTPEREAVTVKDNKGNKPEDEPPPMWFRSYMEKFKDEVVKEVVERMCSDFSGQCCTHKSSDGPLEAIGASGGPIGPRPGPSTSAGSLGYTPNCSSCNKLTSEGAYKCSVCPSCILCEMCRHSHDPSHNLVRTKTPLSIPEHGMSGELRFPRRGDRTVRKAERQRLKAERRQLRAEVKEIKKKLRLEKRGLQWSGPSTSGRANLTHMASASTQVPALPPPAASETASGPAPAQGPVPAPVPDPQASSPEGPGVSHTSLVPTMAALFLDENLPDGTRLEPGTKFIKYWKMRNSGTISWTSETKLVFMWGNLGLASEERREVPVPLLLPGQVGVVSVAFVAPVMEGTYTSHWRLAHCGCQFGPRVWCSIVVDPGDGRNALGHQSKRLKEEVSQVEKEKEVNGPDLSVDLNHEDYYFPSVDLLTAQDLLSFELLDINIVQELEKVPNNTPEDLTPCISPLPHDAPVLEKAIISRIKEDSEVTGVRKLFGVKLRQQTELLEPVTQEEDREEEISGAQFLCETVIRSLTLEEAPDHRPLRRAQHSTLRPQVVSRGTSFCLERAVEAVKTEEEGNEEICAIRLESSALPLNMGLNQIIQDEETRPVLLLEPANENLHINLHHDMENEEVMILDDMQNMRDTQEEKEEGGTKGEDWEEVSSQTSSVSSCDDYIIVLPDCFDTSRPLGESMYSSAMSQPDADAAADETSADPDVQQEEEEEVEEEEEEEVEEEEEEEEDSEPGDEVAPLRERQEVVDAEDSAVNTWPPLVPPIHSSVNQMLCASQTLDAVTLTPEVVVPPPPVLPDPLLPPPALYSPRSEALYLAEDPSPPACDPYEPHQPRVHLNVSSGLSRSAGSASSAFETYNPRPSNALQPRGQGGITEGLVKGALSVAASAYKALFTGPNCSIQRGIDPATRQDPSLMAMLLEMGFRDQRLNQRLLRKHGYSLLHTVNELVQMAEDSQNKAVNAPH; this is encoded by the exons ATGGGGCTGCCTGTGACCATCAAAGTGAACTTCCGGGGCAATGTGAAGCGGTTTCTGGCTCAGGATCTGGACAAGCTGGAGTGGGAGTCCGTGGAAGCCTGG ATTAAAGCGTCTTTTGGGATCAACCACTTTCAAGTGAAATACTTTGATGAGGATAATGAAGAG atttgCATAAACAGTCAAG ATGAATATGAAGAAGCCATCAAG AGCGCCGAGAAGCAGGGGAACCAGTTGCACATGAACGTGTACAAGATGAAAGGTCAGGCCTGTGGAGGGCCTCTGAAGACGGAGGTTAAGGAGCTGAAAGGAGACCTCCGGCCCGCTCCTCCTTATCCATCGAGGGTCAAAACGGTGGACAAAGGCACACAGGTCACCCCGGAGCGAGAAGCT GTCACAGTAAAGGACAACAAGGGGAACAAGCCAGAAGATGAGCCACCTCCCATGTGGTTTAGATCGTACATGGAGAAG TTTAAAGATGAGGTGGTGAAAGAGGTGGTGGAGAGGATGTGCAGTGACTTCTCTGGCCAGTGTTGCACCCACAAGTCATCCGACGGGCCCCTCGAGGCCATCGGGGCTAGTGGCGGTCCTATAGGGCCCAGGCCGGGCCCCTCCACCTCGGCTGGATCCCTTGGCTACACCCCCAACTGCAGCAGCTGCAACAAGCTCACCTCCGAAGGGGCCTACAAGTGCAG CGTGTGCCCGTCCTGCATCCTGTGTGAGATGTGCAGACACAGCCACGACCCCAGCCACAACCTGGTGAGAACCAAGacccctctctccatccctgaGCATGGAATGTCGGGAGAGTTGAG GTTCCCAAGGCGAGGAGACAGGACAGTGCGCAAGGCCGAGCGACAGCGCCTCAAAGCTGAAAGGAGGCAGCTCAGAGCTGAAGTGAAGGAAATCAAGAAGAAACTGAGACTGGAGAAGAGGGGGCTGCAGTGGAGCGGGCCCTCTACCTCAGGCAGAGCCAACCTGACACACATGGCGTCCGCGTCCACCCAGGTCCCAGCCCTGCCCCCCCCTGCTGCCTCAGAAACAGCCTCAGGTCCAGCCCCAGCCCAAGGTCCCGTCCCTGCCCCGGTCCCTGATCCCCAGGCCTCCAGTCCAGA GGGTCCCGGGGTCTCGCACACGTCCTTGGTTCCCACTATGGCTGCCTTGTTTCTGGATGAAAATCTGCCGGACGGCACCCGTCTGGAGCCTGGTACCAAGTTCATCAAATACTGGAAGATGAGGAACTCGGGCACTATCAGCTGGACCTCAGAGACTAAG CTAGTGTTCATGTGGGGGAACCTCGGCCTGGcgtcagaggagaggagggaggtgcCGGTCCCCTTGCTGCTGCCCGGACAAGTGGGGGTGGTCAGTGTGGCCTTTGTCGCTCCCGTGATGGAGGGAACGTACACCTCCCACTGGCGGCTGGCGCACTGCGGGTGTCAGTTTGGCCCGCGCGTCTGGTGCAGCATCGTGGTCGACCCCGGCGACGGCCGCAACGCTCTCGGGCATCAGAGCAAACGACTG AAGGAGGAGGTGAGTCaggtggagaaggagaaggaggtgaACGGCCCCGACTTGTCTGTAGACCTGAACCACGAGGACTACTACTTCCCCTCCGTCGACCTGCTGACTGCACAG GATCTACTGTCATTTGAGTTGCTGGATATAAATATTGTGCAAGAGTTGGAGAAGGTTCCTAACAACACTCCTGAGG ATTTGACTCCCTGCATATCCCCTCTGCCCCACGATGCACCAGTGCTGGAGAAGGCCATCATTTCACGGATTAAAGAAGACTCAGAGGTCACAGGGGTCAGAAAGCTTTTTG GAGTGAAACTGAGGCAGCAGACGGAGCTGCTGGAGCCTGTGACCCAGGAGGAGGACCGGGAGGAGGAGATCAGTGGAGCTCAGTTCCTCTGTGAGACCGTCATCCGCTCCCTCACCCTGGAGGAGGCCCCGGATCACAGACCGCTACGCCGAGCCCAGCACAGCACCCTCAGACCACAGG ttGTTTCCCGCGGCACCAGCTTTTGCTTGGAGAGAGCTGTAGAGGCTGTGAAGACCGAGGAGGAAGGAAATGAGGAGATCTGCGCCATTAGACTTGAAAGTTCAGCTCTGCCTCTCAACATGGGCCTCAACCAGATCATCCAGGACGAGGAGACGAGGCCAG TTCTTctgctggaaccagcaaatgaaAACCTGCATATCAATTTACATCATGATATGGAGAATGAAGAGGTCATGATCCTGGATGACATGCAGAACATGAGGGATACtcaagaggagaaagaggagggtgGAACCAAAGGAGAAGACTGGGAGGAG GTCAGCAGCCAgacctcctctgtctcctcctgcgACGATTACATCATCGTCCTCCCAGACTGCTTCGACACCAGCCGGCCTCTGGGCGAGTCCATGTACAGCTCCGCCATGTCGCAGCCTGACGCCGACGCCGCTGCTGATGAGACCTCAGCCGATCCGGACGtacagcaggaggaagaggaagaggtagaggaagaggaagaagaagaggtagaAGAAGAG gaagaggaagaggaagactcCGAGCCGGGCGATGAGGTGGCACCGctgagagagaggcaggaggTGGTCGATGCCGAGGATTCAGCTGTGAACACGTGGCCTCCGCTTGTCCctcccatccacagcagtgTGAACCAGATGTTGTGCGCCTCCCAAACCCTGGACGCTGTGACGCTCACCCCGGAAGTAGTGGTGCCGCCGCCACCGGTGTTGCCTGACCCCCTGCTGCCCCCACCAGCCCTCTACTCACCCAG GTCTGAGGCACTGTACCTGGCTGAGGACCCCAGTCCTCCAGCCTGTGATCCATACGAGCCACACCAACCAAGGGTCCACCTAAATG TATCATCTGGTCTGTCACGATCAGCAGGCTCAGCATCCAGTGCCTTTGAGACATATAACCCCAGACCCAGCAACGCTTTGCAGCCAAG GGGCCAAGGAGGCATCACAGAGGGACTTGTCAAGGGCGCCCTTTCTGTGGCAGCGTCCGCTTATAAAGCTCTCTTCACTGGACCAAACTGCTCAATACAG CGAGGCATCGACCCGGCCACCAGACAGGACCCTTCCCTGATGGCGATGCTTCTAGAGATGGGCTTCAGAGACCAGCGGCTCAACCAGCGGCTGCTGAGGAAGCACGGCTACAGCCTGCTGCACACCGTCAACGAGCTGGTGCAGATGGCCGAGGACAGCCAGAACAAGGCTGTCAACGCTCCGCACTGA
- the nbr1a gene encoding NBR1 autophagy cargo receptor a isoform X1, protein MGLPVTIKVNFRGNVKRFLAQDLDKLEWESVEAWIKASFGINHFQVKYFDEDNEEICINSQDEYEEAIKSAEKQGNQLHMNVYKMKGQACGGPLKTEVKELKGDLRPAPPYPSRVKTVDKGTQVTPEREAVTVKDNKGNKPEDEPPPMWFRSYMEKFKDEVVKEVVERMCSDFSGQCCTHKSSDGPLEAIGASGGPIGPRPGPSTSAGSLGYTPNCSSCNKLTSEGAYKCSVCPSCILCEMCRHSHDPSHNLVRTKTPLSIPEHGMSGELRFPRRGDRTVRKAERQRLKAERRQLRAEVKEIKKKLRLEKRGLQWSGPSTSGRANLTHMASASTQVPALPPPAASETASGPAPAQGPVPAPVPDPQASSPEGPGVSHTSLVPTMAALFLDENLPDGTRLEPGTKFIKYWKMRNSGTISWTSETKLVFMWGNLGLASEERREVPVPLLLPGQVGVVSVAFVAPVMEGTYTSHWRLAHCGCQFGPRVWCSIVVDPGDGRNALGHQSKRLKEEVSQVEKEKEVNGPDLSVDLNHEDYYFPSVDLLTAQDLLSFELLDINIVQELEKVPNNTPEDLTPCISPLPHDAPVLEKAIISRIKEDSEVTGVRKLFGVKLRQQTELLEPVTQEEDREEEISGAQFLCETVIRSLTLEEAPDHRPLRRAQHSTLRPQVVSRGTSFCLERAVEAVKTEEEGNEEICAIRLESSALPLNMGLNQIIQDEETRPVLLLEPANENLHINLHHDMENEEVMILDDMQNMRDTQEEKEEGGTKGEDWEEVSSQTSSVSSCDDYIIVLPDCFDTSRPLGESMYSSAMSQPDADAAADETSADPDVQQEEEEEVEEEEEEEVEEEVEEEVEEEEEEEEEEEEEEDSEPGDEVAPLRERQEVVDAEDSAVNTWPPLVPPIHSSVNQMLCASQTLDAVTLTPEVVVPPPPVLPDPLLPPPALYSPRSEALYLAEDPSPPACDPYEPHQPRVHLNVSSGLSRSAGSASSAFETYNPRPSNALQPRGQGGITEGLVKGALSVAASAYKALFTGPNCSIQRGIDPATRQDPSLMAMLLEMGFRDQRLNQRLLRKHGYSLLHTVNELVQMAEDSQNKAVNAPH, encoded by the exons ATGGGGCTGCCTGTGACCATCAAAGTGAACTTCCGGGGCAATGTGAAGCGGTTTCTGGCTCAGGATCTGGACAAGCTGGAGTGGGAGTCCGTGGAAGCCTGG ATTAAAGCGTCTTTTGGGATCAACCACTTTCAAGTGAAATACTTTGATGAGGATAATGAAGAG atttgCATAAACAGTCAAG ATGAATATGAAGAAGCCATCAAG AGCGCCGAGAAGCAGGGGAACCAGTTGCACATGAACGTGTACAAGATGAAAGGTCAGGCCTGTGGAGGGCCTCTGAAGACGGAGGTTAAGGAGCTGAAAGGAGACCTCCGGCCCGCTCCTCCTTATCCATCGAGGGTCAAAACGGTGGACAAAGGCACACAGGTCACCCCGGAGCGAGAAGCT GTCACAGTAAAGGACAACAAGGGGAACAAGCCAGAAGATGAGCCACCTCCCATGTGGTTTAGATCGTACATGGAGAAG TTTAAAGATGAGGTGGTGAAAGAGGTGGTGGAGAGGATGTGCAGTGACTTCTCTGGCCAGTGTTGCACCCACAAGTCATCCGACGGGCCCCTCGAGGCCATCGGGGCTAGTGGCGGTCCTATAGGGCCCAGGCCGGGCCCCTCCACCTCGGCTGGATCCCTTGGCTACACCCCCAACTGCAGCAGCTGCAACAAGCTCACCTCCGAAGGGGCCTACAAGTGCAG CGTGTGCCCGTCCTGCATCCTGTGTGAGATGTGCAGACACAGCCACGACCCCAGCCACAACCTGGTGAGAACCAAGacccctctctccatccctgaGCATGGAATGTCGGGAGAGTTGAG GTTCCCAAGGCGAGGAGACAGGACAGTGCGCAAGGCCGAGCGACAGCGCCTCAAAGCTGAAAGGAGGCAGCTCAGAGCTGAAGTGAAGGAAATCAAGAAGAAACTGAGACTGGAGAAGAGGGGGCTGCAGTGGAGCGGGCCCTCTACCTCAGGCAGAGCCAACCTGACACACATGGCGTCCGCGTCCACCCAGGTCCCAGCCCTGCCCCCCCCTGCTGCCTCAGAAACAGCCTCAGGTCCAGCCCCAGCCCAAGGTCCCGTCCCTGCCCCGGTCCCTGATCCCCAGGCCTCCAGTCCAGA GGGTCCCGGGGTCTCGCACACGTCCTTGGTTCCCACTATGGCTGCCTTGTTTCTGGATGAAAATCTGCCGGACGGCACCCGTCTGGAGCCTGGTACCAAGTTCATCAAATACTGGAAGATGAGGAACTCGGGCACTATCAGCTGGACCTCAGAGACTAAG CTAGTGTTCATGTGGGGGAACCTCGGCCTGGcgtcagaggagaggagggaggtgcCGGTCCCCTTGCTGCTGCCCGGACAAGTGGGGGTGGTCAGTGTGGCCTTTGTCGCTCCCGTGATGGAGGGAACGTACACCTCCCACTGGCGGCTGGCGCACTGCGGGTGTCAGTTTGGCCCGCGCGTCTGGTGCAGCATCGTGGTCGACCCCGGCGACGGCCGCAACGCTCTCGGGCATCAGAGCAAACGACTG AAGGAGGAGGTGAGTCaggtggagaaggagaaggaggtgaACGGCCCCGACTTGTCTGTAGACCTGAACCACGAGGACTACTACTTCCCCTCCGTCGACCTGCTGACTGCACAG GATCTACTGTCATTTGAGTTGCTGGATATAAATATTGTGCAAGAGTTGGAGAAGGTTCCTAACAACACTCCTGAGG ATTTGACTCCCTGCATATCCCCTCTGCCCCACGATGCACCAGTGCTGGAGAAGGCCATCATTTCACGGATTAAAGAAGACTCAGAGGTCACAGGGGTCAGAAAGCTTTTTG GAGTGAAACTGAGGCAGCAGACGGAGCTGCTGGAGCCTGTGACCCAGGAGGAGGACCGGGAGGAGGAGATCAGTGGAGCTCAGTTCCTCTGTGAGACCGTCATCCGCTCCCTCACCCTGGAGGAGGCCCCGGATCACAGACCGCTACGCCGAGCCCAGCACAGCACCCTCAGACCACAGG ttGTTTCCCGCGGCACCAGCTTTTGCTTGGAGAGAGCTGTAGAGGCTGTGAAGACCGAGGAGGAAGGAAATGAGGAGATCTGCGCCATTAGACTTGAAAGTTCAGCTCTGCCTCTCAACATGGGCCTCAACCAGATCATCCAGGACGAGGAGACGAGGCCAG TTCTTctgctggaaccagcaaatgaaAACCTGCATATCAATTTACATCATGATATGGAGAATGAAGAGGTCATGATCCTGGATGACATGCAGAACATGAGGGATACtcaagaggagaaagaggagggtgGAACCAAAGGAGAAGACTGGGAGGAG GTCAGCAGCCAgacctcctctgtctcctcctgcgACGATTACATCATCGTCCTCCCAGACTGCTTCGACACCAGCCGGCCTCTGGGCGAGTCCATGTACAGCTCCGCCATGTCGCAGCCTGACGCCGACGCCGCTGCTGATGAGACCTCAGCCGATCCGGACGtacagcaggaggaagaggaagaggtagaggaagaggaagaagaagaggtagaAGAAGAGGTAGAGGAAGaggtagaggaagaggaagaggaagaggaagaggaagaggaagaggaagactcCGAGCCGGGCGATGAGGTGGCACCGctgagagagaggcaggaggTGGTCGATGCCGAGGATTCAGCTGTGAACACGTGGCCTCCGCTTGTCCctcccatccacagcagtgTGAACCAGATGTTGTGCGCCTCCCAAACCCTGGACGCTGTGACGCTCACCCCGGAAGTAGTGGTGCCGCCGCCACCGGTGTTGCCTGACCCCCTGCTGCCCCCACCAGCCCTCTACTCACCCAG GTCTGAGGCACTGTACCTGGCTGAGGACCCCAGTCCTCCAGCCTGTGATCCATACGAGCCACACCAACCAAGGGTCCACCTAAATG TATCATCTGGTCTGTCACGATCAGCAGGCTCAGCATCCAGTGCCTTTGAGACATATAACCCCAGACCCAGCAACGCTTTGCAGCCAAG GGGCCAAGGAGGCATCACAGAGGGACTTGTCAAGGGCGCCCTTTCTGTGGCAGCGTCCGCTTATAAAGCTCTCTTCACTGGACCAAACTGCTCAATACAG CGAGGCATCGACCCGGCCACCAGACAGGACCCTTCCCTGATGGCGATGCTTCTAGAGATGGGCTTCAGAGACCAGCGGCTCAACCAGCGGCTGCTGAGGAAGCACGGCTACAGCCTGCTGCACACCGTCAACGAGCTGGTGCAGATGGCCGAGGACAGCCAGAACAAGGCTGTCAACGCTCCGCACTGA
- the nbr1a gene encoding NBR1 autophagy cargo receptor a isoform X3, with translation MGLPVTIKVNFRGNVKRFLAQDLDKLEWESVEAWIKASFGINHFQVKYFDEDNEEICINSQDEYEEAIKSAEKQGNQLHMNVYKMKGQACGGPLKTEVKELKGDLRPAPPYPSRVKTVDKGTQVTPEREAVTVKDNKGNKPEDEPPPMWFRSYMEKFKDEVVKEVVERMCSDFSGQCCTHKSSDGPLEAIGASGGPIGPRPGPSTSAGSLGYTPNCSSCNKLTSEGAYKCSVCPSCILCEMCRHSHDPSHNLVRTKTPLSIPEHGMSGELRFPRRGDRTVRKAERQRLKAERRQLRAEVKEIKKKLRLEKRGLQWSGPSTSGRANLTHMASASTQVPALPPPAASETASGPAPAQGPVPAPVPDPQASSPEGPGVSHTSLVPTMAALFLDENLPDGTRLEPGTKFIKYWKMRNSGTISWTSETKLVFMWGNLGLASEERREVPVPLLLPGQVGVVSVAFVAPVMEGTYTSHWRLAHCGCQFGPRVWCSIVVDPGDGRNALGHQSKRLKEEVSQVEKEKEVNGPDLSVDLNHEDYYFPSVDLLTAQDLLSFELLDINIVQELEKVPNNTPEDLTPCISPLPHDAPVLEKAIISRIKEDSEVTGVRKLFGVKLRQQTELLEPVTQEEDREEEISGAQFLCETVIRSLTLEEAPDHRPLRRAQHSTLRPQVVSRGTSFCLERAVEAVKTEEEGNEEICAIRLESSALPLNMGLNQIIQDEETRPVLLLEPANENLHINLHHDMENEEVMILDDMQNMRDTQEEKEEGGTKGEDWEEVSSQTSSVSSCDDYIIVLPDCFDTSRPLGESMYSSAMSQPDADAAADETSADPDVQQEEEEEVEEEEEEEVEEEVEEEVEEEEEEEEEEEEEEDSEPGDEVAPLRERQEVVDAEDSAVNTWPPLVPPIHSSVNQMLCASQTLDAVTLTPEVVVPPPPVLPDPLLPPPALYSPRSEALYLAEDPSPPACDPYEPHQPRVHLNGGITEGLVKGALSVAASAYKALFTGPNCSIQRGIDPATRQDPSLMAMLLEMGFRDQRLNQRLLRKHGYSLLHTVNELVQMAEDSQNKAVNAPH, from the exons ATGGGGCTGCCTGTGACCATCAAAGTGAACTTCCGGGGCAATGTGAAGCGGTTTCTGGCTCAGGATCTGGACAAGCTGGAGTGGGAGTCCGTGGAAGCCTGG ATTAAAGCGTCTTTTGGGATCAACCACTTTCAAGTGAAATACTTTGATGAGGATAATGAAGAG atttgCATAAACAGTCAAG ATGAATATGAAGAAGCCATCAAG AGCGCCGAGAAGCAGGGGAACCAGTTGCACATGAACGTGTACAAGATGAAAGGTCAGGCCTGTGGAGGGCCTCTGAAGACGGAGGTTAAGGAGCTGAAAGGAGACCTCCGGCCCGCTCCTCCTTATCCATCGAGGGTCAAAACGGTGGACAAAGGCACACAGGTCACCCCGGAGCGAGAAGCT GTCACAGTAAAGGACAACAAGGGGAACAAGCCAGAAGATGAGCCACCTCCCATGTGGTTTAGATCGTACATGGAGAAG TTTAAAGATGAGGTGGTGAAAGAGGTGGTGGAGAGGATGTGCAGTGACTTCTCTGGCCAGTGTTGCACCCACAAGTCATCCGACGGGCCCCTCGAGGCCATCGGGGCTAGTGGCGGTCCTATAGGGCCCAGGCCGGGCCCCTCCACCTCGGCTGGATCCCTTGGCTACACCCCCAACTGCAGCAGCTGCAACAAGCTCACCTCCGAAGGGGCCTACAAGTGCAG CGTGTGCCCGTCCTGCATCCTGTGTGAGATGTGCAGACACAGCCACGACCCCAGCCACAACCTGGTGAGAACCAAGacccctctctccatccctgaGCATGGAATGTCGGGAGAGTTGAG GTTCCCAAGGCGAGGAGACAGGACAGTGCGCAAGGCCGAGCGACAGCGCCTCAAAGCTGAAAGGAGGCAGCTCAGAGCTGAAGTGAAGGAAATCAAGAAGAAACTGAGACTGGAGAAGAGGGGGCTGCAGTGGAGCGGGCCCTCTACCTCAGGCAGAGCCAACCTGACACACATGGCGTCCGCGTCCACCCAGGTCCCAGCCCTGCCCCCCCCTGCTGCCTCAGAAACAGCCTCAGGTCCAGCCCCAGCCCAAGGTCCCGTCCCTGCCCCGGTCCCTGATCCCCAGGCCTCCAGTCCAGA GGGTCCCGGGGTCTCGCACACGTCCTTGGTTCCCACTATGGCTGCCTTGTTTCTGGATGAAAATCTGCCGGACGGCACCCGTCTGGAGCCTGGTACCAAGTTCATCAAATACTGGAAGATGAGGAACTCGGGCACTATCAGCTGGACCTCAGAGACTAAG CTAGTGTTCATGTGGGGGAACCTCGGCCTGGcgtcagaggagaggagggaggtgcCGGTCCCCTTGCTGCTGCCCGGACAAGTGGGGGTGGTCAGTGTGGCCTTTGTCGCTCCCGTGATGGAGGGAACGTACACCTCCCACTGGCGGCTGGCGCACTGCGGGTGTCAGTTTGGCCCGCGCGTCTGGTGCAGCATCGTGGTCGACCCCGGCGACGGCCGCAACGCTCTCGGGCATCAGAGCAAACGACTG AAGGAGGAGGTGAGTCaggtggagaaggagaaggaggtgaACGGCCCCGACTTGTCTGTAGACCTGAACCACGAGGACTACTACTTCCCCTCCGTCGACCTGCTGACTGCACAG GATCTACTGTCATTTGAGTTGCTGGATATAAATATTGTGCAAGAGTTGGAGAAGGTTCCTAACAACACTCCTGAGG ATTTGACTCCCTGCATATCCCCTCTGCCCCACGATGCACCAGTGCTGGAGAAGGCCATCATTTCACGGATTAAAGAAGACTCAGAGGTCACAGGGGTCAGAAAGCTTTTTG GAGTGAAACTGAGGCAGCAGACGGAGCTGCTGGAGCCTGTGACCCAGGAGGAGGACCGGGAGGAGGAGATCAGTGGAGCTCAGTTCCTCTGTGAGACCGTCATCCGCTCCCTCACCCTGGAGGAGGCCCCGGATCACAGACCGCTACGCCGAGCCCAGCACAGCACCCTCAGACCACAGG ttGTTTCCCGCGGCACCAGCTTTTGCTTGGAGAGAGCTGTAGAGGCTGTGAAGACCGAGGAGGAAGGAAATGAGGAGATCTGCGCCATTAGACTTGAAAGTTCAGCTCTGCCTCTCAACATGGGCCTCAACCAGATCATCCAGGACGAGGAGACGAGGCCAG TTCTTctgctggaaccagcaaatgaaAACCTGCATATCAATTTACATCATGATATGGAGAATGAAGAGGTCATGATCCTGGATGACATGCAGAACATGAGGGATACtcaagaggagaaagaggagggtgGAACCAAAGGAGAAGACTGGGAGGAG GTCAGCAGCCAgacctcctctgtctcctcctgcgACGATTACATCATCGTCCTCCCAGACTGCTTCGACACCAGCCGGCCTCTGGGCGAGTCCATGTACAGCTCCGCCATGTCGCAGCCTGACGCCGACGCCGCTGCTGATGAGACCTCAGCCGATCCGGACGtacagcaggaggaagaggaagaggtagaggaagaggaagaagaagaggtagaAGAAGAGGTAGAGGAAGaggtagaggaagaggaagaggaagaggaagaggaagaggaagaggaagactcCGAGCCGGGCGATGAGGTGGCACCGctgagagagaggcaggaggTGGTCGATGCCGAGGATTCAGCTGTGAACACGTGGCCTCCGCTTGTCCctcccatccacagcagtgTGAACCAGATGTTGTGCGCCTCCCAAACCCTGGACGCTGTGACGCTCACCCCGGAAGTAGTGGTGCCGCCGCCACCGGTGTTGCCTGACCCCCTGCTGCCCCCACCAGCCCTCTACTCACCCAG GTCTGAGGCACTGTACCTGGCTGAGGACCCCAGTCCTCCAGCCTGTGATCCATACGAGCCACACCAACCAAGGGTCCACCTAAATG GAGGCATCACAGAGGGACTTGTCAAGGGCGCCCTTTCTGTGGCAGCGTCCGCTTATAAAGCTCTCTTCACTGGACCAAACTGCTCAATACAG CGAGGCATCGACCCGGCCACCAGACAGGACCCTTCCCTGATGGCGATGCTTCTAGAGATGGGCTTCAGAGACCAGCGGCTCAACCAGCGGCTGCTGAGGAAGCACGGCTACAGCCTGCTGCACACCGTCAACGAGCTGGTGCAGATGGCCGAGGACAGCCAGAACAAGGCTGTCAACGCTCCGCACTGA